The Rattus rattus isolate New Zealand chromosome 1, Rrattus_CSIRO_v1, whole genome shotgun sequence genome includes a region encoding these proteins:
- the LOC116885815 gene encoding olfactory receptor 13C7-like isoform X3, whose translation MDRSNETSLVSHFILLGLSAHPTLEKTFFVLILLMYLVILLGNGVLILVTIVDSHLHTPMYFFLGNLSFLDICYTTSSVPLILDSFLTPRKTISFSGCAVQMFLSFAMGATECVLLGMMAFDRYVAICNPLRYPVVMSKAAYVPMAAGSWAGGSITATVQTSLAMRLPFCGDNIINHFTCEILAVLKLACADISINIISMGVANAMFLGVPVLFIFVSYIFILSTILRIPSAEGRKKAFSTCSAHLTVVIIFYGTILFMYGKPKSKDPLGADKQDLADKLISLFYGVVTPMLNPIIYSLRNKDVRAA comes from the exons ATGGACAGATCCAACGAGACTTCCCTTGTGTCCCACTTCATTCTCCTGGGCCTCTCCGCCCACCCAACGCTGGAGAAAACCTTCTTCGTGCTCATCCTGCTGATGTACCTGGTGATCCTGCTGGGCAACGGGGTCCTCATCCTGGTGACCATCGTCGACTCCCACCTGCACacgcccatgtacttcttcctgggGAACCTCTCCTTCCTGGACATCTGCTACACCACCTCTTCGGTCCCCCTCATTCTGGACAGCTTCCTGACCCCCAGGAAGACCATCTCCTTCTCAGGCTGTGCCGTGCAGATGTTTCTGTCTTTCGCCATGGGAGCCACGGAGTGTGTGCTCCTGGGCATGATGGCGTttgatcgctatgtggccatctgcaacccCCTTAGGTACCCAGTGGTCATGAGCAAGGCTGCCTATGTCCCCATGGCTGCCGGCTCCTGGGCAGGGGGAAGCATCACTGCCACAGTTCAGACATCTTTAGCAATGAGGCTGCCATTCTGTGGGGACAACATCATCAACCACTTCACTTGTGagatcctggctgtcctgaaactggccTGTGCCGACATCTCCATCAATATCATCAGCATGGGGGTGGCAAATGCAATGTTTTTGGGGGTCCCAGTCCTGTTCATCTTTGTCTCCTACATCTTCATCCTCTCCACCATCCTGAGGATCCCCTCTgctgaggggaggaagaaggccttctccacctgctctGCCCACCTCACCGTGGTGATTATCTTCTATGGGACCATCCTCTTCATGTACGGGAAGCCCAAGTCCAAGGACCCACTGGGGGCAGACAAGCAGGACCTTGCAGACAAGCTCATCTCCCTCTTCTATGGGGTGGTGACCCCCATGTTGAACCCcatcatctacagcctgaggaacaaggatgtgaGGGCCGCT TAG
- the LOC116885815 gene encoding olfactory receptor 13C7-like isoform X1, giving the protein MDRSNETSLVSHFILLGLSAHPTLEKTFFVLILLMYLVILLGNGVLILVTIVDSHLHTPMYFFLGNLSFLDICYTTSSVPLILDSFLTPRKTISFSGCAVQMFLSFAMGATECVLLGMMAFDRYVAICNPLRYPVVMSKAAYVPMAAGSWAGGSITATVQTSLAMRLPFCGDNIINHFTCEILAVLKLACADISINIISMGVANAMFLGVPVLFIFVSYIFILSTILRIPSAEGRKKAFSTCSAHLTVVIIFYGTILFMYGKPKSKDPLGADKQDLADKLISLFYGVVTPMLNPIIYSLRNKDVRAAVRNLLRKNIHLLK; this is encoded by the exons ATGGACAGATCCAACGAGACTTCCCTTGTGTCCCACTTCATTCTCCTGGGCCTCTCCGCCCACCCAACGCTGGAGAAAACCTTCTTCGTGCTCATCCTGCTGATGTACCTGGTGATCCTGCTGGGCAACGGGGTCCTCATCCTGGTGACCATCGTCGACTCCCACCTGCACacgcccatgtacttcttcctgggGAACCTCTCCTTCCTGGACATCTGCTACACCACCTCTTCGGTCCCCCTCATTCTGGACAGCTTCCTGACCCCCAGGAAGACCATCTCCTTCTCAGGCTGTGCCGTGCAGATGTTTCTGTCTTTCGCCATGGGAGCCACGGAGTGTGTGCTCCTGGGCATGATGGCGTttgatcgctatgtggccatctgcaacccCCTTAGGTACCCAGTGGTCATGAGCAAGGCTGCCTATGTCCCCATGGCTGCCGGCTCCTGGGCAGGGGGAAGCATCACTGCCACAGTTCAGACATCTTTAGCAATGAGGCTGCCATTCTGTGGGGACAACATCATCAACCACTTCACTTGTGagatcctggctgtcctgaaactggccTGTGCCGACATCTCCATCAATATCATCAGCATGGGGGTGGCAAATGCAATGTTTTTGGGGGTCCCAGTCCTGTTCATCTTTGTCTCCTACATCTTCATCCTCTCCACCATCCTGAGGATCCCCTCTgctgaggggaggaagaaggccttctccacctgctctGCCCACCTCACCGTGGTGATTATCTTCTATGGGACCATCCTCTTCATGTACGGGAAGCCCAAGTCCAAGGACCCACTGGGGGCAGACAAGCAGGACCTTGCAGACAAGCTCATCTCCCTCTTCTATGGGGTGGTGACCCCCATGTTGAACCCcatcatctacagcctgaggaacaaggatgtgaGGGCCGCTGTGAGGAACCTTCTAC gtAAGAATATTCATTTGTTGAAGTAA
- the LOC116885815 gene encoding olfactory receptor 13C7-like isoform X2, with the protein MDRSNETSLVSHFILLGLSAHPTLEKTFFVLILLMYLVILLGNGVLILVTIVDSHLHTPMYFFLGNLSFLDICYTTSSVPLILDSFLTPRKTISFSGCAVQMFLSFAMGATECVLLGMMAFDRYVAICNPLRYPVVMSKAAYVPMAAGSWAGGSITATVQTSLAMRLPFCGDNIINHFTCEILAVLKLACADISINIISMGVANAMFLGVPVLFIFVSYIFILSTILRIPSAEGRKKAFSTCSAHLTVVIIFYGTILFMYGKPKSKDPLGADKQDLADKLISLFYGVVTPMLNPIIYSLRNKDVRAAVRNLLHQKHFKW; encoded by the coding sequence ATGGACAGATCCAACGAGACTTCCCTTGTGTCCCACTTCATTCTCCTGGGCCTCTCCGCCCACCCAACGCTGGAGAAAACCTTCTTCGTGCTCATCCTGCTGATGTACCTGGTGATCCTGCTGGGCAACGGGGTCCTCATCCTGGTGACCATCGTCGACTCCCACCTGCACacgcccatgtacttcttcctgggGAACCTCTCCTTCCTGGACATCTGCTACACCACCTCTTCGGTCCCCCTCATTCTGGACAGCTTCCTGACCCCCAGGAAGACCATCTCCTTCTCAGGCTGTGCCGTGCAGATGTTTCTGTCTTTCGCCATGGGAGCCACGGAGTGTGTGCTCCTGGGCATGATGGCGTttgatcgctatgtggccatctgcaacccCCTTAGGTACCCAGTGGTCATGAGCAAGGCTGCCTATGTCCCCATGGCTGCCGGCTCCTGGGCAGGGGGAAGCATCACTGCCACAGTTCAGACATCTTTAGCAATGAGGCTGCCATTCTGTGGGGACAACATCATCAACCACTTCACTTGTGagatcctggctgtcctgaaactggccTGTGCCGACATCTCCATCAATATCATCAGCATGGGGGTGGCAAATGCAATGTTTTTGGGGGTCCCAGTCCTGTTCATCTTTGTCTCCTACATCTTCATCCTCTCCACCATCCTGAGGATCCCCTCTgctgaggggaggaagaaggccttctccacctgctctGCCCACCTCACCGTGGTGATTATCTTCTATGGGACCATCCTCTTCATGTACGGGAAGCCCAAGTCCAAGGACCCACTGGGGGCAGACAAGCAGGACCTTGCAGACAAGCTCATCTCCCTCTTCTATGGGGTGGTGACCCCCATGTTGAACCCcatcatctacagcctgaggaacaaggatgtgaGGGCCGCTGTGAGGAACCTTCTACATCAGAAACACTTCAAGTGGTGA
- the LOC116887880 gene encoding olfactory receptor 13C7-like yields SIINHFICQTLTVVTSACADISINVISMGVANVIFLGVPVLFIFVSYIFILSTILRIPSAEGRKKAFSTCSAHLTVVIIFYGAILFMYGKPKSKDPLGADKQDLADKLISLFYGVVTPMLNLRTTVRAFIFREYFSQ; encoded by the coding sequence TCCATCATCAACCATTTCATCTGTCAGACCCTGACTGTGGTGACATCAGCCTGTGCCGACATCTCCATCAATGTCATCAGCATGGGGGTGGCCAATGTGATCTTCCTGGGGGTCCCAGTTCTGTTCATCTTTGTCTCCTACATCTTCATCCTCTCCACCATCCTGAGGATCCCCTCTgctgaggggaggaagaaggccttctccacctgctctGCCCACCTCACCGTGGTGATTATCTTCTATGGGGCCATCCTCTTCATGTACGGGAAGCCCAAATCCAAGGACCCACTGGGGGCAGACAAGCAGGACCTTGCAGACAAGCTCATCTCCCTCTTCTATGGGGTGGTGACCCCCATGTTGAACCTCAGAACTACAGTGAGGGCCTTCATATTCAGGGAGTATTTCTCCCAGTGA